In Haloarcula salinisoli, one genomic interval encodes:
- a CDS encoding sulfatase has translation MSRPHVFLITADGLRYDRLSHSGNDVETTPTLDKLANSGAVCHNTIATGTGTRTSFPGILTSSYPLMYGGFSQMTRHRLPISELFQERGYVTLGVNTNAQLHTRFGWDRGYDVYYDSEQTTVNNPVGAFTQPDDDTDDEQSFIDANLEELKSEVYERLDHDGALFRTLETAYRQIEGRTPPYDRAVETVDRTLSFIDQAPDDEPLFVWIHFMETHSPYFPPGDYRTKYLSERVSDGRIWRLNDRLHTEPDSLTEAEVSIISQLYNGSLRYLDDQIGRLFDGLRERDLWDDSAVAFSADHGEQFREHGELTHCAKPYEEGVHVPLLFRIPDEHLTDIDGVTSTIDIAPTLLDIAFDDPRPSEKYHGQSLVPVLGGEAEIDGDRAVFSQDASEAGRETNLAHRITGCRTADWKYITSVQDDFETLLFALQSDPGEQENVVADHPDVRDAFADRVERHYQQSAYTDYEIADAVDTGHVSERLQALGYLDE, from the coding sequence ATGTCTCGACCGCACGTCTTTCTGATTACTGCGGACGGTCTCCGGTACGACAGACTTTCTCACTCCGGCAACGACGTAGAGACCACCCCGACACTCGATAAATTGGCCAACTCGGGTGCCGTCTGTCACAACACCATCGCCACCGGGACCGGTACCCGGACGAGTTTTCCGGGCATCCTCACCTCGTCGTACCCGCTGATGTACGGCGGGTTCTCCCAGATGACACGCCACCGTCTCCCGATCAGTGAGCTGTTCCAGGAACGGGGCTACGTCACACTCGGTGTCAACACGAACGCACAGTTGCACACGCGGTTCGGCTGGGACCGCGGGTACGATGTCTACTACGACAGCGAGCAAACGACGGTCAACAATCCCGTCGGCGCGTTCACGCAACCGGACGACGACACTGACGACGAGCAGTCGTTCATCGATGCAAACCTGGAGGAGCTGAAATCCGAGGTGTACGAGCGCCTCGACCACGACGGGGCGCTGTTCCGGACGTTAGAAACTGCCTACCGGCAGATAGAGGGTCGAACACCGCCATACGACCGGGCTGTCGAAACGGTCGACCGCACGCTCTCGTTCATCGATCAGGCACCCGACGACGAACCGCTGTTCGTCTGGATTCACTTCATGGAGACACACTCGCCGTACTTCCCGCCCGGTGACTACCGGACGAAGTATCTCAGCGAGCGGGTCTCGGACGGGCGGATCTGGCGGCTCAACGACCGGCTCCACACCGAACCCGACAGCCTGACCGAGGCGGAGGTCTCCATCATCTCACAGCTGTACAACGGTTCGCTCCGGTATCTCGACGACCAGATTGGCCGGCTGTTCGACGGCCTGCGAGAGCGAGACCTGTGGGACGACAGCGCCGTCGCCTTCAGTGCCGACCACGGCGAGCAGTTCCGCGAACACGGGGAGCTGACCCACTGTGCCAAGCCCTATGAGGAGGGCGTCCATGTTCCCCTGTTGTTCAGGATTCCCGACGAGCACCTGACCGACATCGACGGTGTGACCTCGACCATCGACATCGCCCCGACACTGCTCGATATCGCCTTCGACGACCCCCGCCCGTCCGAAAAGTACCACGGCCAGTCGCTAGTGCCGGTGCTCGGGGGCGAGGCCGAGATCGACGGCGACCGTGCGGTGTTCAGCCAGGACGCCTCCGAGGCGGGGCGCGAGACGAACCTCGCCCACCGGATCACGGGCTGTCGAACCGCCGACTGGAAGTACATAACGTCCGTCCAGGACGACTTCGAGACGTTACTCTTTGCCCTCCAGTCTGACCCCGGTGAACAGGAGAACGTGGTTGCGGACCACCCGGACGTTCGAGACGCGTTCGCCGACCGGGTCGAACGCCACTACCAGCAGTCGGCCTACACCGACTACGAGATCGCCGACGCGGTCGACACCGGCCACGTCAGCGAGCGCCTGCAGGCGCTGGGCTATCTCGACGAGTGA
- a CDS encoding NTP transferase domain-containing protein — MSRTVVITMAGRGSRFKEAGIEGPKFLIEIDGRTMFEYALDGLSDFTDDSFVFVTRADHDVDDVIATHCERVGIEEYETVSVPEVTDGQASTAMYADDLVPDEETMAIFNIDTYIEPGELRADDVGLGHSIPVFSPEGERWSFVETDADGSVTRVTEKERVSDAATIGFYQFESWGRFRAAYEAAAGDVKAEYGETYIAPLYNWLVDQGDDIDLVSVPTDRVHVLGTPDDVRAFYPAFADEHDL; from the coding sequence ATGAGCAGAACGGTCGTCATCACGATGGCGGGACGTGGCAGCCGGTTCAAAGAGGCAGGCATCGAGGGGCCGAAGTTCCTCATCGAGATCGACGGACGGACGATGTTCGAGTACGCACTCGACGGACTGTCGGATTTCACGGACGACTCGTTCGTGTTCGTCACCCGCGCCGACCACGACGTCGACGACGTTATCGCCACCCACTGTGAACGTGTCGGGATAGAGGAGTACGAGACGGTGTCGGTCCCGGAGGTAACAGACGGCCAGGCCTCGACGGCGATGTACGCCGACGACCTAGTTCCCGACGAGGAGACGATGGCCATCTTCAACATCGACACCTACATCGAGCCGGGTGAACTCCGGGCCGACGACGTAGGACTGGGTCACTCGATTCCCGTCTTTTCACCCGAGGGCGAGCGCTGGAGTTTCGTCGAGACCGACGCCGACGGCTCCGTCACCCGTGTCACCGAGAAAGAGCGCGTCTCCGACGCCGCGACCATCGGCTTCTACCAGTTCGAATCCTGGGGTCGGTTCAGGGCGGCTTACGAGGCTGCCGCCGGGGACGTGAAAGCCGAGTACGGCGAGACGTACATCGCACCGCTGTACAACTGGCTAGTCGACCAGGGTGACGATATCGATCTCGTCTCGGTGCCGACTGACCGCGTCCACGTCCTCGGCACGCCCGACGACGTCCGTGCGTTCTATCCTGCCTTCGCGGACGAACACGACCTCTGA
- a CDS encoding aminoglycoside phosphotransferase family protein, which produces MATNEDILLVPSAVLVPDELKFDLGPIATAMIPFDGKPAIEHIAAEYEEHDMDLYVAGDEQIEKLASMLDRLDREWTLLDVSGTTSLGETVADSLSQIADRRSLDDADLYINFADTIVSPVGYGVDASTVSCSEVSHAYRWTSFSKTDDGEIDSITEKFSRVFDSPRNVFTGQFKLTAPADYWTLLKAACGGDDGKLDPFYVALQSYLSNQPSQLLEADRWVDIGHLDTYYQNKRDSLNVREFNSIDVATNTITKSSEDSDTLRNEISWFKKLPKQLRPYIPQIYDYSDSYVDPSITMEYIGYPTLSDIYIYGSHGLHLWSNIYSSLFTLLERFQEFQLETDPAEITETLEEMYYEKTVNRLRRAEGMAGLDPFFEPGEITVNGETYPTVPAILDILRDTLTESCLLERDRLSVIHGDLCFPNVLFDVRNNIPKLIDPRGAFGPHTIYGDYRYDLAKLRHSVSGHYEFIINDLFDVSVSEEQVSFETHTDPVHDRREELFDDQLAQEYPEDVQDVKLLESLLYLSMVPLHSDSTQRQQCMLATGIEKFAAARGDL; this is translated from the coding sequence ATGGCGACGAATGAGGATATCCTACTGGTGCCCTCGGCCGTGCTGGTCCCCGACGAGCTGAAGTTCGATCTCGGGCCGATCGCGACCGCGATGATTCCCTTCGACGGGAAGCCGGCAATCGAACATATCGCCGCGGAGTACGAGGAACACGACATGGATCTGTACGTGGCCGGTGACGAGCAAATCGAGAAGCTCGCGTCGATGCTGGACCGGCTGGACCGGGAGTGGACGCTGCTCGACGTCTCGGGGACAACCTCTCTCGGCGAGACGGTGGCAGACTCGCTCAGCCAGATCGCCGACAGGCGGTCGCTCGATGACGCAGATCTGTACATTAATTTCGCGGACACCATCGTCTCGCCGGTCGGCTACGGGGTCGACGCGAGCACGGTCTCTTGCTCGGAGGTCTCGCATGCCTACCGGTGGACTTCCTTCTCGAAGACGGACGATGGCGAAATCGACTCGATCACCGAGAAGTTCAGCCGGGTGTTCGACAGCCCACGGAACGTGTTCACCGGACAGTTCAAGCTGACTGCCCCGGCGGATTACTGGACGCTGCTGAAGGCAGCCTGTGGCGGGGACGACGGCAAGCTGGACCCCTTCTACGTCGCGCTCCAGTCGTACCTGTCGAATCAGCCGTCCCAGTTGCTCGAAGCCGACCGCTGGGTCGACATCGGCCACCTCGATACCTACTACCAGAACAAGCGTGACTCGCTGAACGTTCGAGAGTTCAACAGCATCGACGTCGCCACGAACACGATAACGAAATCCAGCGAAGACAGCGATACCCTCCGTAACGAGATCTCCTGGTTCAAGAAACTCCCCAAACAGCTCCGCCCGTACATCCCGCAGATCTACGACTACTCGGACTCCTACGTCGACCCGTCGATTACCATGGAGTACATCGGATACCCGACGCTGAGCGACATCTACATCTACGGCTCACACGGCCTCCACCTCTGGAGCAACATCTACAGTTCACTGTTTACCCTGCTGGAGCGGTTCCAGGAGTTCCAGCTGGAGACCGACCCCGCCGAGATAACCGAAACGCTCGAAGAGATGTACTACGAGAAGACCGTCAACCGACTCCGCCGGGCCGAGGGGATGGCCGGTCTGGACCCCTTCTTCGAGCCAGGCGAGATCACCGTCAACGGCGAGACCTACCCGACGGTGCCGGCAATCCTCGACATACTCCGGGACACACTCACGGAGAGTTGCCTCCTCGAACGGGATAGACTGAGCGTGATCCACGGAGATCTCTGTTTCCCGAACGTGCTCTTCGACGTGCGAAACAACATCCCGAAACTGATCGACCCTCGCGGGGCGTTCGGTCCCCACACGATCTACGGGGACTACCGGTACGATCTGGCGAAGCTTCGCCACAGTGTCTCGGGCCACTACGAGTTCATCATCAACGACCTGTTCGACGTGTCCGTCTCCGAGGAGCAGGTCTCCTTCGAGACGCACACGGACCCAGTTCACGACCGCCGGGAGGAACTGTTCGACGACCAGCTCGCACAGGAGTATCCCGAGGATGTGCAGGACGTGAAACTGCTCGAATCGCTCCTGTATCTGAGTATGGTGCCGCTCCACAGCGACAGTACCCAGCGCCAGCAGTGTATGCTCGCAACCGGAATCGAAAAGTTCGCCGCCGCGCGAGGGGACCTATGA
- a CDS encoding polysaccharide deacetylase family protein — protein sequence MTEWVAFSVDLEPNKDDTLDGVAEAMDWFDDVVPRGTVYATHRIATELPEVVADLAADHEIGVHVHPREFGHEHDQLAELDADRQRELIRRTRSTLAEVASVDKREVTAFRAGRHSASETTFEVLQELGFEVDASINVRYTNYLPESLTARQNPFTLDSGLFELPTTYARPPLLSLVGLRLFPNRELTATANALRSDRRGCSGLRALSWLRAESNGFSMYMHPYDATTHHADLENAGSEFRNRVERLLDPVAPAAFVTASELC from the coding sequence ATGACTGAGTGGGTTGCTTTTTCCGTTGACCTCGAACCCAACAAGGATGACACACTCGACGGAGTCGCCGAAGCAATGGACTGGTTCGACGACGTCGTCCCTCGTGGGACCGTCTACGCGACTCATCGAATCGCTACCGAACTGCCAGAGGTCGTCGCTGACCTCGCCGCTGACCACGAGATTGGTGTCCACGTTCATCCCCGCGAATTCGGCCACGAACACGACCAGCTCGCGGAACTCGACGCGGACCGTCAACGTGAATTGATCAGAAGGACCCGTTCGACACTCGCCGAGGTGGCCAGCGTGGACAAACGTGAGGTGACGGCGTTCCGTGCCGGTCGACATAGCGCCAGCGAGACGACGTTCGAGGTGCTCCAGGAACTTGGATTCGAGGTAGACGCGTCAATCAACGTCAGATACACGAATTACCTTCCGGAGTCGCTGACGGCCAGACAGAATCCGTTCACCCTCGACTCTGGTCTGTTCGAACTTCCGACGACGTATGCGCGTCCACCCCTGCTCTCACTGGTGGGTCTACGATTGTTCCCGAACCGCGAACTCACTGCGACCGCGAACGCGTTACGGAGTGACAGGCGCGGTTGCTCAGGCTTGCGTGCTCTCTCGTGGCTCCGTGCCGAGTCGAACGGGTTCTCCATGTACATGCATCCTTACGACGCGACCACCCATCACGCCGATCTGGAAAACGCCGGCAGTGAGTTCCGCAATCGTGTCGAACGACTGCTTGACCCGGTCGCCCCCGCGGCGTTCGTGACGGCGAGTGAGCTCTGCTGA
- a CDS encoding glycosyltransferase family 4 protein, with the protein MTELRVGVVGGTRLPGNVRTFLENVRRLLTDAGHDLNCDLLIREGCGEDVDGYTPVDPGLSETERAIGTLRTLTQVVTTYANEQEPDLLWQVTKFPLHGCATTIAGRRTGTPVLTRFAGDNFNEFRFSEGVSAVKAFALNNLFGRVPVHGSERVIVLGPHGRSEIKRRNDDIPVTEIPQPVDREKFSPVPAERERELARELGFPDEERIFLTVGRLTERKGMRTLVETAEELYGCGEPFRWYVIGDGPMRPELAATHGVEPLGRVDFVAMPDYYRAADLVVHPSLIEGLPNVLLEAAACGTPTVARNVGDSATAASASFEDDAELADLLTGEHDPATLGERFNPDRLREAYADALVETAGKK; encoded by the coding sequence ATGACTGAGCTACGTGTAGGCGTCGTCGGCGGGACGCGACTACCCGGCAACGTCCGGACTTTCCTCGAAAATGTCCGGCGATTGCTGACCGACGCAGGACACGACCTGAACTGTGACCTACTCATTCGGGAGGGATGTGGAGAGGACGTAGATGGGTACACCCCGGTCGACCCGGGGCTGTCGGAAACTGAGAGGGCTATCGGGACGTTACGGACGCTCACACAGGTGGTGACGACCTACGCGAACGAACAGGAGCCGGACCTCCTCTGGCAAGTTACGAAGTTCCCGTTGCATGGCTGTGCGACTACCATTGCCGGCCGTCGGACGGGGACGCCCGTTCTCACACGGTTCGCGGGCGACAACTTCAACGAGTTCCGCTTCTCCGAGGGCGTGAGTGCAGTGAAGGCGTTCGCGCTGAACAACCTCTTTGGTCGCGTCCCGGTTCACGGGAGTGAACGCGTTATAGTGCTAGGCCCCCACGGTCGCTCCGAAATAAAGCGCCGAAACGACGATATACCAGTCACAGAGATTCCACAGCCTGTCGACCGCGAAAAGTTCTCGCCCGTCCCGGCCGAGCGTGAGCGAGAACTCGCTCGTGAACTCGGGTTCCCTGATGAGGAACGAATCTTCCTGACCGTGGGCCGGCTCACCGAGCGGAAAGGGATGCGGACACTCGTCGAGACGGCCGAGGAGCTGTACGGTTGTGGTGAACCGTTCCGGTGGTACGTTATCGGTGACGGGCCGATGCGGCCGGAGCTGGCGGCCACTCACGGTGTCGAACCGCTGGGCCGCGTCGACTTCGTTGCCATGCCTGATTACTACAGGGCGGCTGATCTCGTCGTCCACCCGTCTCTCATCGAGGGGCTACCGAACGTGCTGTTGGAGGCAGCGGCCTGTGGCACACCCACGGTCGCCCGTAATGTAGGCGACAGCGCAACGGCAGCCAGTGCAAGTTTCGAGGACGACGCCGAACTGGCGGACCTGCTCACTGGCGAGCACGACCCAGCGACACTTGGTGAGAGGTTTAATCCCGACCGGCTGCGCGAGGCGTACGCGGACGCGCTTGTCGAGACAGCCGGCAAGAAGTGA
- a CDS encoding alkaline phosphatase family protein: MTETIVLGLDGANWALLEPWLDDGRLPNIQALKEEGVWTDMHSCFPPVTCPNWRCYSTGKNPGKLGVFWWETIDTDRRTLTTPDSRSFKSANYWDYLNENGQTAGIMNLPMTYPPFEVDEYMIAGGPGSEQDAYTHPPELGERLDTDGYRLHPESPVTGKEDREEADGLVELIEQRLETFREQLEAEDVDVAHCTVFYINVLQHFFWRGEPTRRAWEVIDEQIGAIRDDHPDATLLLMSDHGCKDVDTVFYVNSWLESEGYLVTKTETADVFDRYGVNKKRLSKLAHNLGIHSLVTRLAPDRLTEQIPEDEEGFKREQKLEKVDWEQSSAVASGQGLVYVIDDDPDTVKRLIDDLAALENDAGEPIARQVMRREEAYEGPYVEDAPEIVFDQRPGVHASGAIGSNPIFSDVGHWEAENVRTGLFLADGPDVDATDLDGPISITDVAPTVLHSVDCSVPTDMDGEPLPLFDDRDVATCDPLPFEAATDAAREDVQDRLEDLGYLE, encoded by the coding sequence ATGACTGAGACAATCGTACTTGGACTTGACGGGGCCAACTGGGCGTTGCTCGAACCGTGGTTGGACGACGGGAGACTTCCGAACATCCAGGCCCTCAAAGAAGAGGGGGTATGGACCGACATGCACAGCTGTTTCCCGCCGGTTACCTGTCCGAACTGGCGGTGTTACTCGACTGGGAAGAATCCGGGAAAACTCGGCGTATTCTGGTGGGAAACTATCGACACCGACCGACGGACGCTCACGACACCAGATTCGCGTTCGTTCAAGAGCGCGAACTACTGGGACTACCTGAACGAGAACGGTCAGACGGCCGGTATCATGAACCTCCCGATGACGTACCCGCCGTTCGAGGTTGACGAGTACATGATTGCCGGTGGTCCCGGGAGTGAGCAGGATGCGTACACCCACCCGCCAGAACTGGGCGAGCGGCTCGACACAGACGGGTACCGTCTGCACCCAGAATCGCCAGTCACTGGGAAGGAAGATCGCGAAGAGGCTGACGGACTGGTCGAACTGATCGAGCAGCGGCTGGAGACGTTCCGAGAGCAACTCGAAGCGGAAGACGTCGACGTAGCCCACTGCACCGTCTTCTATATCAACGTCCTCCAGCACTTCTTCTGGCGCGGCGAGCCGACCCGCCGTGCCTGGGAGGTCATTGACGAGCAGATTGGAGCGATTCGGGACGACCACCCTGACGCCACCCTGTTGTTGATGTCGGACCACGGATGCAAAGACGTGGACACAGTGTTCTACGTCAACTCCTGGCTCGAGTCAGAGGGGTATCTCGTTACGAAGACTGAGACAGCGGACGTTTTCGACAGGTACGGAGTCAACAAGAAGCGCCTCTCGAAGCTCGCTCACAACCTCGGCATCCATAGCCTCGTAACCAGGCTAGCACCAGACCGTCTCACAGAACAGATTCCCGAAGACGAGGAGGGATTCAAACGCGAGCAGAAACTGGAGAAGGTCGACTGGGAGCAATCGTCGGCCGTTGCGAGCGGTCAGGGGCTCGTCTACGTCATCGACGACGACCCCGACACAGTAAAGCGATTGATAGACGACCTCGCAGCACTGGAAAACGATGCTGGTGAGCCTATCGCCCGGCAGGTGATGCGCCGTGAGGAGGCCTACGAGGGCCCGTACGTCGAGGATGCGCCGGAGATAGTGTTCGACCAGCGGCCGGGCGTCCACGCCAGCGGTGCAATCGGCTCGAACCCCATCTTCAGCGATGTGGGTCACTGGGAAGCCGAGAACGTCCGGACTGGACTCTTCCTCGCCGACGGGCCGGACGTCGACGCGACCGACCTCGACGGCCCGATTTCGATTACCGACGTGGCACCGACCGTGCTACACAGCGTCGATTGTTCCGTCCCCACGGATATGGACGGCGAGCCACTCCCGCTATTCGACGATAGGGATGTGGCGACCTGTGACCCGCTCCCCTTCGAGGCCGCAACCGACGCAGCGCGCGAGGACGTCCAGGACCGACTCGAAGACCTCGGCTACCTCGAATGA
- a CDS encoding glycosyltransferase, producing the protein MESQASADEQNVDTWDGASDGRTLSDLDIAISHWHVNAWGGSEYLATRLAEALNCERIYTIGEPDPDSSNPYGDVRFVDVTRNLRLAPLRRLQAQVGRLFEYALWEDVDWREYGDPDVIITSGATARAVITPDDALHLNYCHSPPRWLYDLYHDRKDSVVGQLARPLIRYLRIRDATVDLRVDGYFANSPIIARRIRKYYQRDAEVLYPPVDIDEYENHDEEGFYLHLGRLDNEKGVPEVVEAFAGSDNKLVVAGGRGDVDESVMETIRGADEIDYRGFVSESEKRDLLATCRALVFNGHEEDFGIVPIEANASGKAVLTRDEGFPGLFFEDGENGLCHDGSPAGIRSAIDRFEDDGVGGDLRKGVEIFSTQAFQQQLKSSVVRRYNQFRTAGDCYQ; encoded by the coding sequence ATGGAATCCCAGGCGAGCGCTGATGAGCAAAATGTCGACACCTGGGACGGGGCGTCCGACGGTCGGACGCTCTCTGATCTCGATATCGCAATCTCCCACTGGCACGTCAATGCGTGGGGCGGCTCGGAATATCTGGCCACAAGACTCGCTGAGGCCTTGAATTGCGAGCGGATATACACGATCGGAGAGCCCGACCCGGACTCCTCCAACCCGTACGGAGATGTCAGGTTCGTCGACGTGACCCGAAATCTCCGTCTAGCCCCACTCCGGAGACTTCAGGCTCAAGTCGGGCGACTCTTCGAGTATGCTCTCTGGGAAGACGTCGACTGGCGCGAGTACGGTGATCCGGACGTGATAATCACGTCCGGCGCTACGGCGCGTGCAGTCATTACACCTGACGACGCCCTCCACCTGAACTACTGTCACTCCCCGCCGCGATGGCTCTACGATCTCTACCACGACAGGAAAGATTCAGTAGTGGGGCAACTCGCACGACCACTGATTCGGTATCTGCGAATCCGGGATGCCACGGTGGATCTCCGGGTCGATGGCTACTTTGCAAACAGCCCTATTATCGCCCGTCGCATCCGGAAGTATTACCAGCGAGATGCTGAAGTACTCTACCCTCCTGTCGATATCGACGAGTACGAGAACCACGACGAGGAGGGATTTTACCTCCACCTCGGCCGTTTGGACAATGAAAAAGGCGTCCCCGAAGTCGTTGAGGCCTTCGCCGGGAGCGACAACAAGCTCGTGGTGGCCGGCGGTCGTGGTGATGTCGACGAGAGCGTGATGGAAACGATCCGTGGAGCTGACGAGATCGACTACCGCGGGTTCGTGAGCGAGAGTGAGAAGCGAGACCTTCTGGCCACCTGTCGTGCGCTGGTATTCAACGGCCACGAGGAAGACTTCGGGATTGTTCCCATCGAGGCAAACGCGAGCGGAAAGGCCGTCTTGACACGTGACGAGGGATTCCCCGGGTTGTTCTTCGAGGATGGCGAGAACGGGTTGTGTCACGATGGGTCGCCGGCGGGGATACGAAGTGCTATCGACCGGTTCGAAGACGACGGAGTCGGGGGTGACCTGCGCAAAGGAGTCGAAATCTTCTCAACACAGGCCTTTCAACAGCAACTCAAATCCAGCGTCGTCCGGCGGTACAACCAGTTCCGGACGGCGGGTGACTGTTACCAATGA
- a CDS encoding TrmB family transcriptional regulator → MTETSDVFDRVGLTEYETTAIEQLLTLGRTTAPNLAEATGIPKARIYGVLESLADRGFIKVVPGRPKEYQPKAPEEILDRAIENSRQSYEAFAADIEENRESFLAEYGPQFERASEDISPTAELFHVVDVGEPSERETRRLYADAEETLGIITNSFAYLDSVESALAGAVERGVDVSVLFLHPDQLPPEKAAVQAEMVEQLETDLPEVGVRFSTEKLPWRGTLVDPSMDYDSGEAILLVEEPDVPNHMRQAALTENGSFVAGMKRYFDLVWEYESVAGPAR, encoded by the coding sequence ATGACCGAAACGTCCGACGTGTTCGACCGCGTTGGGCTGACCGAGTACGAGACGACGGCCATCGAGCAGTTGCTGACGCTCGGACGAACTACCGCACCGAACCTCGCGGAGGCGACCGGTATCCCGAAAGCCCGTATCTACGGCGTGCTGGAGTCTCTGGCCGACCGCGGGTTCATCAAGGTGGTGCCCGGCCGACCCAAGGAGTACCAGCCCAAGGCGCCCGAAGAAATACTCGACCGGGCCATCGAGAACAGCCGCCAGTCCTACGAGGCGTTCGCGGCCGACATCGAGGAAAACCGCGAGTCGTTCCTGGCGGAGTACGGCCCGCAGTTCGAGCGCGCCAGCGAGGACATCTCCCCGACTGCCGAGCTGTTCCACGTTGTCGACGTCGGCGAACCCAGCGAGCGCGAGACCCGCCGCCTCTATGCCGATGCCGAGGAGACACTCGGCATCATCACAAACAGCTTCGCCTACCTCGACAGCGTCGAGAGCGCCCTCGCCGGCGCTGTCGAGCGCGGCGTCGACGTGTCGGTGCTGTTCCTGCATCCGGACCAGCTCCCGCCCGAGAAAGCCGCGGTGCAGGCTGAGATGGTCGAGCAGCTGGAAACCGACCTCCCCGAGGTCGGGGTCCGATTCAGCACGGAGAAACTTCCGTGGCGCGGCACACTCGTCGACCCGAGCATGGACTACGACAGCGGCGAGGCCATCCTGCTGGTGGAGGAACCTGACGTCCCGAACCACATGCGTCAGGCCGCGCTCACCGAGAACGGCTCCTTCGTCGCGGGTATGAAGCGGTACTTCGACCTCGTGTGGGAGTACGAGAGTGTGGCTGGCCCCGCTAGATAG
- the aglJ gene encoding S-layer glycoprotein N-glycosyltransferase AglJ, producing MADRDDVCVLLPAYNEAETIESVIEGFHEQGFDNVLVVDGGSTDDTYELAEAAGARVVEQSGDGKGQAIREAVRIYIEVPYVLMADADETYLAGDADRMLEPLFEGRAEHVIGDRFADMKPDAMTRLNQVGNRLINGAFSLIHGHDYADILSGYRAFTRESFLRLSLSAEGFGIETEMAVECVKHGVRTVVVPITYLPRPDESETNLRPVRDGGLIIVTLYQMAKTNNPLFYFGSVGVSTIGIGGLLGIYVLYDWFVNGISHNVIATVGGIAVVLGIQLLMFGVLSDMIVTVNREQTQQLEEIANRLSNERQPTQQSEIDGETDTPASPNNRQN from the coding sequence ATGGCCGACCGTGACGACGTCTGTGTGCTGCTCCCTGCCTACAACGAGGCCGAGACTATCGAGTCCGTCATCGAGGGATTTCACGAGCAGGGATTCGACAACGTCCTCGTCGTCGACGGCGGGAGCACGGACGATACGTACGAACTTGCCGAAGCCGCCGGTGCCCGCGTCGTCGAGCAGTCGGGCGACGGCAAAGGGCAGGCCATCCGTGAAGCCGTCCGCATATATATCGAGGTGCCATACGTGTTGATGGCCGACGCCGACGAGACGTATCTGGCAGGCGATGCGGACCGGATGCTCGAACCGCTCTTCGAGGGACGGGCCGAGCACGTCATCGGCGACCGCTTTGCCGACATGAAACCCGACGCGATGACGCGGCTCAACCAGGTCGGTAATCGTCTCATCAACGGGGCGTTCTCGCTCATCCACGGCCACGACTACGCCGACATCCTCAGTGGGTATCGCGCCTTCACTCGCGAGTCGTTCCTGCGGCTCTCACTGTCCGCGGAGGGGTTTGGCATCGAGACCGAGATGGCCGTCGAGTGCGTGAAACACGGAGTCCGAACCGTCGTCGTCCCGATAACCTACCTGCCACGCCCCGACGAGTCCGAGACGAACCTCCGACCGGTTCGGGACGGTGGGCTGATAATCGTGACGCTCTACCAGATGGCCAAGACCAACAACCCCCTCTTTTACTTCGGCAGCGTCGGCGTCTCTACCATCGGGATAGGTGGACTGCTCGGCATCTACGTCCTCTATGACTGGTTCGTCAACGGCATCTCACACAACGTGATTGCTACTGTGGGTGGTATCGCCGTGGTGCTTGGTATTCAGCTGCTGATGTTCGGCGTTCTCTCGGACATGATCGTGACCGTAAACCGGGAACAGACACAGCAACTCGAGGAAATCGCGAATCGACTGAGCAACGAGCGCCAGCCAACCCAGCAGTCCGAGATCGACGGCGAGACGGATACACCGGCATCGCCCAACAACCGCCAGAATTGA
- a CDS encoding winged helix-turn-helix transcriptional regulator — protein sequence MSSEIFADEQAASDDACPVIESIEQVGSKWRLVVLHELQNGERRFNELKRATDASSRTLSRVLDDLQETGFVERRLEEDAPVATYYRLTPKGESLCPVFDEITAWAEEWLVSCDGAAGETETAD from the coding sequence ATGTCATCAGAAATCTTCGCAGACGAGCAAGCGGCAAGCGACGACGCCTGCCCCGTCATCGAGTCTATCGAACAGGTCGGATCGAAGTGGCGCCTCGTCGTCCTCCACGAACTCCAGAACGGCGAGCGCCGGTTCAACGAGCTCAAGCGGGCCACCGATGCCAGTTCCCGCACACTCTCCCGAGTCCTCGACGACCTCCAGGAGACCGGGTTCGTCGAACGCCGTCTGGAGGAGGACGCACCGGTCGCGACGTACTACCGACTCACCCCGAAAGGCGAGTCCCTGTGTCCGGTGTTCGACGAGATAACGGCCTGGGCCGAGGAGTGGCTCGTCTCCTGCGATGGGGCGGCGGGCGAGACCGAGACGGCCGACTGA